The proteins below come from a single Dinghuibacter silviterrae genomic window:
- a CDS encoding DUF1800 domain-containing protein — translation MRDHSAMRAWPGSTSGIQEYTGTWGTAQVVHLLKRTLFGATVADVNYFSGLSMSQAVDEILTPTAAPTSQPLNNYGTDVTGVAPYTTWIGTGLTYQDQNLNASRVASMQCWWMGQMLGSGRSIHEKITLFWHNHFAMDATQHFMDIPAQLWYNQYLTLRANALGSFAAMVKAITLDPAMLIFLNGSTNVNTSPNENYGRELQELYTEGKGTNSLYTQTDVHNAARVLTGHTVDAGFNYVFQAGNHDDQDKQFSPYYSNHVVTGYSGTVGAGELDDMLGMLLGTDESAKFICRKLYNFFIYYVDDATVEANVIVPLASVFRSSGYNITTVLSTLFKSQHFYDLVYAGACLIKSPLDFLVGLVREFNLALPAASNPQGQYSAWTLLLNQATILQQEVLAIPVVAGWYAYYESPTYHELWINSVTYPQRNYYTDLLMTSGDMMSGTTLVVDPVAFTATLSNPSDPVQLVSDALSILLTVPVSANDQELMMRTILLTNQTNNAYWTQAWQAYTANPSDMNAYSTVFNRLQAFYKYVMDLPEYHLS, via the coding sequence ATGAGAGACCACAGCGCGATGAGGGCATGGCCCGGCAGCACGAGCGGCATACAGGAATACACCGGTACCTGGGGGACGGCCCAGGTGGTGCACCTGCTGAAGCGGACCCTTTTCGGGGCGACCGTCGCCGACGTCAACTATTTCTCGGGCCTGTCGATGTCACAGGCGGTGGATGAGATCCTCACACCCACGGCAGCGCCGACAAGCCAACCCCTGAACAATTACGGAACCGATGTCACCGGTGTGGCACCTTATACGACCTGGATCGGGACGGGACTGACGTACCAGGACCAGAACCTGAACGCGAGCCGGGTGGCTTCGATGCAGTGTTGGTGGATGGGGCAGATGCTGGGCTCGGGCCGCTCGATCCATGAAAAGATCACGCTGTTCTGGCACAATCATTTTGCCATGGACGCGACACAGCACTTTATGGATATTCCCGCCCAGCTTTGGTACAACCAGTACCTGACGCTCCGCGCGAATGCGCTGGGGAGCTTTGCCGCGATGGTGAAAGCGATTACGCTGGACCCGGCGATGCTCATTTTTCTAAACGGGAGCACGAATGTCAATACGTCCCCGAACGAAAACTACGGCCGCGAGTTGCAGGAGCTGTATACGGAGGGCAAGGGCACGAATTCGCTGTATACGCAGACGGACGTGCACAATGCGGCCCGTGTCCTGACGGGGCATACGGTGGACGCGGGTTTTAACTATGTTTTCCAGGCGGGGAACCACGATGACCAGGACAAACAATTTTCCCCGTATTATTCCAACCACGTGGTCACGGGGTATTCCGGGACCGTGGGGGCGGGGGAGCTGGACGATATGCTGGGGATGCTGTTGGGGACCGACGAGTCGGCGAAATTCATCTGCCGGAAGCTGTATAATTTTTTCATTTATTATGTAGACGATGCGACGGTGGAGGCGAACGTGATCGTTCCCCTGGCCAGTGTATTCCGGTCGAGCGGGTACAATATTACCACGGTCCTCTCAACCCTTTTTAAAAGCCAGCACTTTTACGACCTGGTCTATGCGGGCGCCTGTCTGATCAAAAGTCCGCTGGACTTTCTCGTCGGTCTTGTCCGGGAGTTTAACCTGGCGCTTCCCGCGGCCAGCAACCCGCAGGGGCAGTACAGCGCCTGGACGCTGTTGCTCAACCAGGCGACCATCCTGCAACAGGAGGTCCTGGCGATACCGGTGGTGGCCGGCTGGTACGCGTATTATGAATCGCCGACCTACCATGAGTTGTGGATCAATTCGGTGACGTATCCGCAACGGAACTATTATACCGACCTGCTAATGACCAGCGGGGACATGATGAGCGGCACGACGCTGGTCGTCGACCCGGTGGCTTTTACGGCGACGCTCTCCAACCCCAGCGACCCGGTCCAACTGGTGTCGGACGCGCTGTCGATCCTGCTCACGGTGCCGGTGTCCGCCAACGACCAGGAGCTGATGATGCGCACGATCCTGCTCACGAACCAGACCAACAATGCTTACTGGACGCAGGCCTGGCAGGCGTACACCGCCAACCCCTCGGATATGAATGCCTATTCAACCGTATTCAACCGGTTACAGGCCTTTTATAAATACGTGATGGACCTGCCGGAATATCACCTGTCTTAA
- a CDS encoding helix-turn-helix domain-containing protein, translating to MHLFIKNMVCDRCIMAVDRVLRTEGLHPVSVRLGEAVVEEAELDRGALDRLDASLRDIGFERIDDRKTRLVESIKNTIIRLVHHSDEPPRHKYSELIASEVGMDYPYLSKLFSDMEGVTIEQFLLRQKTEKVKEYLGYDELTLSEIADRMGYSSVAHLSGQFRKLTGMTPSQFKGLARKDRAPIDRLD from the coding sequence ATGCACTTGTTTATAAAAAATATGGTCTGCGACCGCTGTATCATGGCGGTCGACCGTGTGCTGAGGACGGAAGGGCTGCACCCGGTGTCGGTGCGGTTGGGGGAGGCGGTCGTGGAAGAGGCGGAACTGGACCGGGGGGCGTTGGATCGTTTGGATGCCTCATTGCGAGACATTGGGTTTGAGCGGATCGACGACAGGAAGACCCGGCTGGTCGAAAGCATCAAGAATACCATCATCCGGCTTGTCCATCATAGCGACGAGCCGCCGCGTCATAAGTATAGCGAACTGATCGCTTCGGAAGTGGGCATGGACTATCCCTACCTGAGTAAGCTTTTTTCGGACATGGAGGGTGTCACGATCGAGCAATTTCTGCTCCGTCAAAAAACGGAGAAGGTAAAGGAGTATTTGGGGTATGATGAGCTGACCCTCAGCGAGATCGCTGATAGGATGGGGTATAGCAGCGTCGCCCATCTTTCGGGACAGTTCCGGAAGCTCACCGGGATGACGCCTTCCCAGTTCAAGGGCCTGGCGCGCAAGGACCGCGCGCCGATCGACCGGCTGGACTGA